One Dictyostelium discoideum AX4 chromosome 3 chromosome, whole genome shotgun sequence genomic region harbors:
- the rbsk gene encoding ATP:D-ribose 5-phosphotransferase has product MENNITVVGASNWDTFIYVDKMPRVGETIKGTDLKVSYGGKAANQAVQASLLGSNCTLITKLGDDPSGVNTLKNFKDKNINCEFVSVVSNVPSGCATIIVDKNGDNNIIIIGGSNDLLNEKDVDNAKSQIQNSSLLLCQLEVSLNVTLHALKIAKESNKCKTMLNLTPINNDPLILEMFKFVDILIVNEIELIGLYNSTFNNNNNNEKDFNINQLMEMCDNLIKKFENFENIIVTLGGNGQLLVSKENNKNCHIELKEKVKVVDTSGAGDSFIGSFAHYLVTENKPLKDSIESASKVASISVTRHGTQTSYPKSNEIN; this is encoded by the exons atggaaaataatattacagTTGTTGGTGCATCTAATTGGGATACATTTATTTATGTTGATAAAATGCCAAGAGTTGGTGAAACAATTAAAGGTACAGATTTAAAAGTTTCATATGGTGGTAAGGCTGCAAATCAAGCTGTTCAAGCATCATTATTAGGTTCAAATTGTACACTCATAACTAAATTAGGTGATGATCCTTCTGGTgt taatacattaaaaaattttaaagataaaaatataaattgtgAATTTGTATCAGTTGTATCAAATGTTCCATCAGGATGTGCTACAATTATAGTTGATaaaaatggtgataataatatcattattattggtggttcaaatgatttattaaatgaaaaagatgtTGATAATGCCAAAtcacaaattcaaaattcttCACTCCTTTTATGTCAATTAGAAGTTTCATTAAATGTTACATTACATGCTTTAAAAATTGCAAAAGAATCAAAT aaatgtAAAACAATGTTAAATTTAACACCAATAAACAATGATCCATTAATTTTGGAAATGtttaaatttgttgatatattaattgtaaatgaaattgaattaattggattatataattcaacttttaataataataataataatgaaaaagattttaatattaatcaattaatggaaatgtgtgataatttaattaaaaaatttgaaaattttgaaaatattattgtaACATTAGGTGGAAATGGACAATTATTAGTAAGTAAggaaaacaataaaaactgtcatattgaattaaaagaaaaagttaaaGTTGTTGATACTTCAGGTGCTGGTGATAGTTTTATTGGTAGTTTTGCTCATTATCTTGTAACTGAAAATAAACCATTAaaagattcaattgaatctgCTTCAAAAGTAGCTTCAATTAGTGTAACAAGACATGGTACTCAAACAAGTTatccaaaatcaaatgaaattaattaa
- the arpD gene encoding actin related protein 4: MYSGDDVSAIVIDVGTFSTKGGYAGEDSPKAVFPTDIGVVYKNENETVGTGDSEMGEKDDSEPKRTYYCGTNGITYRRPHMEIINPLSDGLIKNWDAMEQIWNHTFYERLHINPIEHPILLAEPTYNTRAIREKVTEIMFEKYHAPALFIAKNAVLSSFASSKASSLVLDSGGGMTSVTPVFEGFVVKNGIVKSNLAGNRLTEEYYRILSSKNITVNPINLIKKVEIKTGEFGITPYNIPTLTESYKRYVTLETIRDLKETSCRVSDTKDLGEDINIAQVPYELPDGNLLEIGSDRFQIPELLFNPTPLNEQILNNNNNNSNGENTTTSSVVQQPQYQGLGRMIIESLEKSDTDIRKELISNLIITGGNTLFAGFQERLVRDISEISYNKPKIVANQTEKKNSVWIGGSVLGSLGTFQQMWMSKSEWEEFGRPLVEKKCP, translated from the exons atGTACAGTGGTGATGATGTATCAGCAATCGTTATTGATGTTGGAACCTTTTCAACAAAAGGTGGTTATGCTGGTGAAGATTCACCAAAAGCAGTATTTCCAact gaTATAGGTGTTGTATATAAAAACGAGAATGAAACAGTTGGAACAGGTGATTCTGAAATGGGTGAAAAAGATGATTCAGAACCAAAGAGAACTTATTATTGTGGTACAAATGGTATCACTTATAGAAGACCACATATGGAGATCATTAATCCTTTATCCGATGGTTTaa TTAAAAATTGGGATGCGATGGAACAAATTTGGAATCATACTTTCTATGAAAGATTACATATCAACCCAATTGAACATCCAATATTATTAGCAGAACCAACATATAATACAAGAGCAATTAGAGAGAAAGTAACAGAGATTATGTTTGAAAAATATCATGCACCAGCATTATTCATTGCAAAGAATGCTGTTTTATCTTCATTTGCAAGTTCAAAAGCATCTTCATTAGTATTAGATTCTGGTGGTGGTATGACTTCTGTCACACCTGTATTTGAAGGTTTTGTTgttaaaaatg gtattgtaaaatcaaatttagcAGGTAATAGATTAACAGAAGAATATTATAGAATTTTATCTAGTAAAAATATTACAGTCAatccaattaatttaattaaaaaagtagaGATTAAAACTGGTGAATTTGGTATTACACCATACAATATACCAACACTCACTGAATCTTATAAAAGATATGTTACATTAGAAACTATTAGAGATTTAAAAGAAACTTCTTGTAGAGTTTCTGATACAAAGGATTTAGGTGAAGA taTAAATATAGCACAAGTACCATATGAATTGCCAGATGGTAATTTATTAGAGATTGGTTCAGATAGATTTCAAATTcctgaattattatttaatccaACACCATTGAAtgaacaaattttaaataacaataataataatagcaatggTGAGaatacaacaacatcatcagtTGTTCAACAACCACAATATCAAGGATTAGGAAGAATGATTATAGAATCATTAGAGAAAAGTGATACAGATATTcgtaaagaattaataagtaatttaattataactGGTGGTAATACATTATTTGCAGGTTTCCAAGAAAGATTAGTTAGAGACATTTCTGAAATCTCTtataataaaccaaaaatCGTTGCAAATCAAActgaaaaaaagaattcagTTTGGATTGGTGGTTCTGTTCTTGGTTCATTAGGTACTTTTCAACAAATGTGGATGTCAAAATCTGAATGGGAAGAATTTGGTCGTCCATTAGTTGAAAAGAAATGTCCATAA
- a CDS encoding START domain-containing protein: MEPINKDNNNNNKYNNIYNNNNITTPPFKMNSIGYCSNKNNELILPNDLEQVEKLENNSFIGNNFQDEELLELKSIYLESLGLLEIFENELIDTEWKFISKEESDISVWSKPFQNPRYDSVVGSSLLSRNQIIDCDPEVAVTYVSDWLARFSWDRYLDRFEIVYYFTTNDKQKAQKLNIPYSKYDILLLHMYTNMSLFIKSRDCVILQITGPHPSRKGSYFTVSRDYNEFKGCVKSKEYIRGGLPIFGYIFEPIVSYDLDGVKSNGSFSTHICSYDFGNEGRSFSDYLLMPVVPKISLMNLVYKIKFIRNKCQHQKTIENYKSNSLTYIPNGINVEQGTGKHGIKFQEKSREEWIHFFKDLDEKSQWNSLPSKHNNICVFYDRHTSTSPLLIKTKYQVSFDPILIGCFMFEEDFQWDPFIYHMVLEDKITILKGGGPIISSKFKFNIPFFNIRSTLQNGANTSGYFLLEQRENGDIFFFSFDNLKFKSDECQFTTYFLINPDNWRDKINPIELSKSTNNTSSSSSSSSSSSSSSLSSYSNIPGSERSLDILMLIKSSFSSSTSSNSSNNHKDRFDDPVLIKVIYLFSDIIDFIYSKVSKESQILDSIKLLSVSDSIEQSQSNNIIPSINNHHKSNDQSSYYFKPINSKKNLRSSLISNLNNNNNNNNNNNKNKNNNNNNNNNNNNNNNNNNNNNNNNNNNNSSSFVSRSSSTNILPSTSLQSLNSSSTQPLNKINSSITNLSQTITTSSTISSNSFLQDNKDNNSINNNINNSNSNSNSNNNNNVNKTIITTSTITNSSITSSIEIPKNSFNVENDINNDELEEQYKKSKKTRNCTGEPNINFINNTTNNNSNNSNNSNNSNNSNNNNNNIVNRDINISEYINKNDKIIDNNKTEIINLKKQQKNLESLNKLKIQFPITTTTTTTTTTTTTTTTTSSPSSSILPLPRNIKLSTESFTESSNESPNESPVGSLSGSPPKNIKILKNRASSNQLLLPPFIPSIISERVQFFSNNYEKQTERDDILDGLVNLFYLPHEIIMTILSYLDHRALCKVSRTCKYMKQMSESDILWYRLYFNIFGESKLDSHYNNGKNNDQLRHLWDSFVKTQFQFSSTDLNFDNPSLTFFLSRETNYETIDQQWKKNFFLKIRMEVLWQISKLYGQPKNTGPSINGLTPSVPTSVRISLMSIASYRISPSQFAMIPNNGEGTITSIHLDGEKSYSGFSTGEAYVIDFADSSRFNPQRFDYIPKEPSCSVHMWTSDSLVYSGLKNKTLIEFHPDNISNTREIKLINPKITTPQLWDVSSISSNFTGSNVVLHYEGNEDSSEFDDYDTIVDVFNASTGELLTSIQQDDRITAINTHTNRVAVGCSRGPINLWDLNTGKKVISFLGHTDEIYSCKVLPKEDIVVASSKDGTLRFFDERTGPFYIKRIVDTIHVKSFDVEPKKILCGGGSRISYWDPRNLTQSIGELYGRPNSEITKIQLSQFNVGALFSHGSSNLWKFNL; the protein is encoded by the exons atggaaccaattaataaagataataataataataataaatataataatatatataataataataatataacaacaccaccatttaaaatgaattcaATAGGGTATtgtagtaataaaaataatgaattaatattaccaaATGATTTGGAGCAAgttgaaaaattagaaaataatagttttattggTAACAATTTTCAAGATGAAGAATTGTTAGAATTAAAATCGATTTATTTAGAGAGTTTAGGATTATTGGAAatctttgaaaatgaattaattgatacgGAATGGAAATTTATAAGTAAAGAAGAATCTGATATTAGTGTTTGGTCAAAACCATTTCAAAATCCAAGATATGATAGTGTAGTTGGtagttcattattatcaagaaACCAAATTATAGATTGTGATCCAGAGGTTGCAGTAACCTATGTATCAGATTGGTTAGCTAGATTTAGTTGGGATCGTTATTTAGATCGTTTCGAAATAGTTTATTACTTTACAACCAATGATAAACAAAAAgctcaaaaattaaatataccTTATTCAAAATATGATATTCTATTACTTCACATGTATACAAATAtgtcattatttattaaatctagAGATTGTGTTATTTTACA aattacagGACCACACCCAAGTAGAAAAGGATCATATTTTACAGTTTCAAGAGattataatgaatttaaaggATGTGTTAAATCAAAGGAATATATTAGAGGTGGATTACCAATATTTGGATATATTTTTGAACCAATTGTATCATATGATTTAGATGGAGTAAAGAGTAATGGTAGTTTTTCAACACATATTTGTTCATATGATTTTGGAAATGAAGGCAGATCATTCtctgattatttattaatgcCAGTTGTACCGAAAATATCATTGATGAATTTAGTTTACAAGATTAAATTCATTAGAAATAAATGTCAACATCAAAAAACCATAGAGAATTATAAGAGTAATTCATTGACTTATATACCAAATGGTATAAATGTTGAACAGGGTACAGGTAAGCATGGAATTAAATTTCAAGAGAAATCACGTGAAGAATGGATTCATTTCTTTAAAGATCTCGATGAGAAATCTCAATGGAATAGTCTACCAAGTAAACATAACAACATTTGTGTATTCTACGACCGTCACACCTCCACCAGTCCATTactaattaaaacaaaatatcaAGTTTCATTCGAcccaattttaattggttgttTTATGTTTGAAGAAGATTTTCAATGGGATCCATTCATTTATCATATGGTATTGGAAgataaaattacaatattAAAAGGTGGTGGTCCAATCATCTcaagtaaatttaaatttaatataccctttttcaatattagaAGTACATTACAAAATGGTGCAAACACAAGTGGTTATTTCTTATTAGAGCAACGTGAAAATGgtgatatcttttttttttcatttgataatttaaaatttaaaagtgatGAATGTCAATTTACAACttactttttaattaatccTGATAATTGGAGAGATAAAATTAAtccaattgaattatcaaaatcaactaataatacttcatcatcttcatcttcatcctcttcttcatcatcgtcCTCATTATCCTCCTACTCTAATATACCTGGAAGTGAACGTTctttagatattttaatgttaattaaatcttcattctcttcatcaacttcaagtaattcttcaaataatcATAAAGATAGATTTGATGATCCagttttaattaaagttatttatttattctctgatattattgattttatttattcaaaagtTTCAAAAGAATCTCAAATacttgattcaattaaactTTTATCAGTTTCAGATTCAATTGAACAAtcacaatcaaataatatcattccatcaattaataatcatcataaatcaaatgatcaatcaagttattattttaaaccaattaattctaaaaaaaatttaagatcttcattaatttcaaatttaaataataataataataataataataataataataaaaataaaaataataataataataataataataataataataataataataataataataataataataataataacaataacaataataattcctCTTCTTTTGTTTCTAGAAGTAGTAGTACAAATATATTACCATCTACATCATTacaatctttaaattcttctTCTACGCAACCacttaataaaattaattcttcaattaCAAATCTTTCacaaacaataacaacatcatcaactatttcttcaaattcatttttgCAAGacaataaagataataatagtattaataataatattaataatagtaatagtaatagtaatagtaataataataataatgtaaataaaacaataatcaCTACATCAACAATAACCAATTCATCAATAACttcttcaattgaaataCCGAAAAATTCATTCAATGTTGAAAATGATATCAACAATGATGAACTTGAagaacaatataaaaaatctaaaaaaactAGAAATTGTACAGGCGAACcaaatatcaattttataaataataccactaataataatagtaataatagtaataatagtaataatagtaataatagtaataataataataataacattgtAAATAGagatattaatattagtgaatatataaataaaaatgataaaataatagataataataaaaccgaaataattaatttaaaaaaacaacagaaaaatttagaatcattgaataaattaaaaattcaatttccaataaccaccactacaacaactacaacaactacgactacaacaactacaacaacatcatcaccatcatcatcaatattaccattaccaagaaatattaaattatcaacagAATCATTTACAGAATCATCAAATGAATCACCTAATGAATCACCAGTTGGTTCACTTTCAGGATCACCacctaaaaatattaaaatattaaagaataGAGCATCAAGTAATCAACttttattaccaccatttaTACCATCAATAATTAGTGAAAGAGTTCAattcttttcaaataattatgaaaaaCAAACTGAACGTGATGATATATTGGATGGTTTGGTTAATTTATTCTATTTACCACATGAAATCATTATGACGATATTATCCTATCTTGATCATAGAGCATTATGTAAAGTATCAAGAACTTGTAAATATATGAAACAAATGTCAGAATCTGATATCCTATGGTACcgtttatattttaatatctttggTGAATCTAAATTGGATAGTcattataataatggtaaaaacAATGACCAATTAAGACATCTTTGGGATAGTTTTGTTAAAACTCAATTTCAATTCTCTTCAACCGATTTAAATTTCGATAATCCCTCATTGACATTCTTTCTAAGTAGAGAGACAAATTATGAAACAATAGATCAACAATGGAAGAAGAACTTTTTCTTAAAGATTAGAATGGAGGTACTGTGGCAAATTAGTAAACTATATGGTCAACCAAAGAATACAGGTCCCTCCATCAATGGTCTAACACCAAGTGTGCCAACTAGTGTTAGAATTTCGTTGATGTCAATTGCGTCCTATCGTATCTCACCATCACAATTCGCAATGATACCCAATAATGGCGAGGGTACAATCACCTCAATTCATTTGGATGGTGAGAAAAGTTATTCAGGTTTCAGCACTGGTGAGGCGTATGTAATAGATTTCGCAGATTCAAGTCGTTTTAATCCACAAAGATTCGATTACATCCCAAAGGAACCATCTTGCTCAGTTCATATGTGGACAAGTGATTCTTTGGTTTATTCAGgtttaaagaataaaacaCTCATTGAATTCCATCCagataatatttcaaataccagagaaattaaattaatcaatCCGAAAATTACTACCCCTCAACTTTGGGATGTCTCCTCAATATCTTCCAATTTCACTGGTAGCAATGTGGTTCTCCATTATGAAGGTAATGAAGATTCTTCCGAATTCGATGACTACGATACAATAGTTGATGTTTTCAATGCTAGCACTGGTGAATTGTTAACCTCAATTCAACAAGACGATAGAATCACCGCCATCAATACTCATACCAATAGGGTTGCCGTTGGTTGTTCAAGAGGTCCAATCAATTTATGGGATTTAAATACTGGTAAAAAAGTTATCTCTTTCCTTGGTCATACTGATGAAATCTATTCTTGTAAAGTATTACCAAAAGAAGATATCGTTGTTGCTTCAAGTAAAGATGGTACACTCAGATTCTTTGATGAAAGAACTGGTCCATTCTATATTAAAAGAATAGTCGATACAATTCATGTTAAATCTTTTGATGTTGAACCAAAGAAAATCCTATGTGGAGGTGGTTCAAGAATTTCTTATTGGGATCCACGTAATTTAACTCAATCCATTGGTGAACTATATGGTCGTCCAAATTctgaaattacaaaaattcAACTTTCTCAATTTAATGTTGGTGCTTTATTTTCTCATGGTAGTTCAAATTTATGGAAATttaatctttaa
- a CDS encoding phosphatidylinositol glycan, class V — protein sequence MKILNNNIIKYKKQRNTIIKVAIICKLIIWIYCLIVSQQLENFDSSTSINALSPLKEPNDSSLILNDEKSSISNLKDHSNTSPIVNFLIKRIFVKWDSIYFIRIAEFGYEHEQNHAFFPLFPLLMNIVGKALNSFSFIHSLSFSDCIIVSGFIISNLSFVLSAVQLLNEFAFTATLLYCINPAGVFTTAVYTENLFNLMIFSGLVQVFGGDYYLLEMNGRELGTHSMPLSRKIWCTTLASLFFSLATATRSNGILMCGFIIYTYYSSYITHMARLILRFLHSTKTYKKTYLLKPSNSMDKLPLVNSAFDNSTLSKDLLLYPLLIIIQSLIIILPYIIFQYYGYSRFCNNNNNNNFELIKNGDWPRPWCGSGDTSGLFKYPNLYGFVQNHYWNQGFFNYYTVSQIPNFLFATPMVLLSVGSILSYLRYFINQPNQMIYSTFKSRSKNITIDTTSQLASIGHTSDTFSVVYYSPHLLPFIVYLSFLTIFSVTFMHVQVITRFFIHSPLIFWFCAKFFMNKIPEVPTSSPRMSDSSSNNNDNNNNKNNNNNNNNNNNNNNNNNNNNNNNNNNNNSNNNNNNTGIKKKEESKLTSKSCKKERVERILILSYFILYNVLGSVLFTNFYPWT from the exons atgaaaatattaaataataatataattaaatataaaaaacaaagaaatacAATAATCAAAGTTgcaattatttgtaaattaattatttggatttattGTTTAATAGTATCACAACAATTAGAAAATTTCGATAGTTCAACATCAATAAATGcattatcaccattaaaGGAACCAAATGACTcctctttaattttaaatgacgaaaaatcatcaatatcaaatttaaaagatcatTCAAATACATCACCAATTGTAAATTTccttattaaaagaatttttgtTAAATGGGATAGTATCTATTTCATTAGAATCGCTGAATTTGGTTATGAACATGAACAAAATCATGCATTTTTTCCTTTATTCCCTTTATTAATGAATATTGTTGgaaaag ctttaaatagtttttcatttattcaTTCACTATCATTTAGTGATTGTATTATAGTATcaggttttattattagtaatttatcatttgtttTATCAGCagttcaattattaaa tgaatTTGCATTCACAGCAACATTATTATATTGTATTAATCCAGCAGGAGTATTTACAACAGCAGTTTATACAgagaatttatttaatttaatgataTTTAGTGGATTAGTACAAGTATTTGGTggtgattattatttattagaaaTGAATGGTAGAGAATTAGGTACACATTCAATGCCATTATCAAGAAAGATTTGGTGTACAACTTTGGCAAGTTTATTTTTCTCTTTGGCAACTGCAACAAGATCAAATGGTATATTAATGTGTGGTTTCATAATTTATACTTACTATTCAAGTTATATAACTCATATGGCAAGATTAATTCTTAGATTTTTACATTCAACTAAAACCTATAAGAAAACTTATTTGTTGAAACCTTCAAATTCAATGGATAAATTACCACTTGTAAATAGTGCTTTCGATAATTCAACACTatcaaaagatttattattatatccattattaataataattcaatcattaattataattttaccatatattatttttcaatattatggTTATTCAAgattttgtaataataataataataacaactttgaattaattaaaaatggtgatTGGCCAAGACCATGGTGTGGTAGTGGTGATACAAgtggattatttaaatatccaAATTTATATGGATTTgttcaaaatcattattgGAATCAaggattttttaattattatacaGTTAGTCAAATtccaaactttttatttGCAACACCAATGGTATTATTATCGGTTGGTTCAATTTTAAGTTATTTaagatattttataaatcaaccaaatcaaatgatttattcaACTTTTAAAAGTAGATCAAAGAATATAACAATTGATACAACTTCACAATTGGCTTCAATTGGTCATACAAGTGATACTTTCTCTGTTGTTTACTATAGTCCACATTTATTACCATTCATTGTTTATCTATcatttttaacaattttcTCTGTAACTTTTATGCATGTTCAAGTTATTACAAGATTTTTCATTCATTCACCTTTAATATTTTGGTTCTGTGCTAAATTCTTTATGAATAAAATTCCTGAAGTTCCAACTTCTTCACCAAGAATGTCTGATtctagtagtaataataatgataataataataataaaaataataataataataataataataataataataataataataataataataataataataataataataataataataataatagtaataataataataataatactggtataaagaaaaaagaagaatCAAAATTAACATCAAAATCTTGCAAAAAAGAAAGAGTTgaaagaattttaattttatcttaTTTTATACTTTATAATGTTTTAGGTTCTGTtttatttactaatttttatCCATGGACATAA
- the pgmB gene encoding hypothetical protein, whose amino-acid sequence MTDKINNLINQWLKWDKNEITRKEIEQLKENNNEKELLVRLEERIQFGTAGLRGAMRAGFSCMNDLTVTQASQGLCEYVIETIEQSKSKGIVIGYDGRHNSYIFAKITAATFKSKGFKVYLFSHIVPTPYVSFAVPNLKAAIGVMITASHNPKNDNGYKVYWETGCQINTPHDKGISKKIDENLEPWSNVDATSDIKYGNGDDGESMIDPLSVITELYNKNIKEYSVGSKIELANEPIVYTAMHGVGGVYAKKAFETFQLKPFIPVAQQIEPDAEFPTVTYPNPEEGKGALKLSIETAEANNSRLILANDPDADRLAVAEKLADGSWKVFNGNEIGVLLADWAWTNRSTLTKGGSTLENNKYFMINTAVSSAMLKTMSEKEGFIHQECLTGFKWIGNAAYNAINNNDGTTFLFGYEEAIGFQYGDVSFDKDGVRAAAIFAEFALSLYKKGSSVQDHLESMYKRYGYHISKNRYFFCYEPSKMVSIFNKIRNDGKYLTKLGDDDDEQFTITRIRDLTTGYDNGYPDCKARLPVSSSTQMITFYFKNGGIATLRGSGTEPKLKYYVEMIGEVKSNVESTLTKAVELVINQLLKPIENQLEPPKDD is encoded by the coding sequence atgacagataaaattaataatttaattaatcaatgGTTAAAATGggataaaaatgaaattacaaGAAAGGaaattgaacaattaaaagagaaTAACAATGAAAAAGAGTTATTAGTTAGATTAGAAGAAAGAATTCAATTTGGTACAGCAGGTTTAAGAGGAGCTATGAGAGCAGGTTTCTCATGTATGAATGATTTAACAGTTACACAAGCAAGTCAAGGATTATGCGAATATGTCATTGAAACAATTGAACAATCAAAGAGTAAAGGTATAGTAATTGGATATGATGGTCGTCACAATTCGTACATTTTCGCTAAAATCACTGCAGCAACATTCAAATCAAAGGGATTCaaagtttatttattctCTCATATTGTACCAACACCATACGTTTCATTCGCAGTACCAAATTTGAAGGCGGCAATTGGTGTAATGATTACAGCATCACATAATCCAAAGAACGATAATGGATATAAAGTGTATTGGGAGACTGGTTGCCAAATTAATACACCACATGATAAAGGAATTTCAAAGAAGATTGACGAAAATTTAGAGCCATGGTCAAATGTAGACGCAACATCTGATATTAAATatggtaatggtgatgatggtgagtCAATGATTGACCCATTGTCAGTGATTACTGAATTGTATAATAAGAATATTAAAGAGTATTCAGTTGGTTCCAAAATCGAATTGGCAAACGAGCCAATAGTGTATACTGCAATGcatggtgttggtggtgtttATGCAAAGAAGGCATTTGAGACATTCCAATTGAAACCATTCATACCGGTGGCACAACAAATCGAACCAGATGCTGAATTTCCAACTGTCACATACCCAAATCCAGAGGAGGGTAAAGGCGCATTGAAGTTATCAATTGAGACAGCAGAGGCAAATAATAGTCGTTTAATTTTAGCAAATGATCCAGATGCCGATCGTTTAGCTGTCGCAGAGAAACTTGCTGATGGTAGTTGGAAAGTTTTCAATGGTAATGAGATTGGTGTGCTTTTAGCTGACTGGGCTTGGACTAACAGATCTACGTTGACTAAAGGTGGTAGCACATTGGAGAATAATAAATACTTTATGATCAATACAGCTGTGTCATCAGCTATGTTAAAGACAATGTCAGAGAAGGAAGGTTTCATTCATCAAGAATGCTTAACTGGTTTTAAATGGATTGGTAATGCCGCATACAATGCAATCAATAATAACGACGGTACCACCTTTTTATTTGGATATGAAGAGGCAATTGGTTTTCAATATGGTGATGTCTCATTCGACAAAGATGGTGTTAGAGCTGCTGCAATCTTTGCTGAATTCGCCCTATCACTCTATAAAAAAGGTAGTTCAGTTCAAGATCATTTAGAATCAATGTATAAACGTTATGGTTATCATATTAGTAAGAATCGTTATTTCTTTTGTTATGAACCATCAAAAATGGTttcaattttcaataaaattagaaatgatggtaaatatttaacaaagttaggtgatgatgatgatgaacaaTTTACAATCACTCGTATTCGTGATCTTACTACAGGTTATGATAATGGTTATCCAGATTGTAAGGCAAGATTACCAGTAAGTTCATCAACTCAAATgattacattttattttaagaatGGTGGTATCGCTACATTAAGAGGTAGTGGTACtgaaccaaaattaaaatattatgttGAAATGATTGGAGAAGTTAAATCTAATGTTGAATCAACACTCACCAAAGCTGTTGAACTTGttattaatcaattattaaaaccaattgaaaatcaattagaACCACCAAAAgatgattaa